From Stigmatopora argus isolate UIUO_Sarg chromosome 14, RoL_Sarg_1.0, whole genome shotgun sequence, the proteins below share one genomic window:
- the mief1 gene encoding mitochondrial dynamics protein MID51, with product MAGVNGDRKGKKDDNGIGTAIDFVLSNAKLVLGVGGAAMLGIATLAVKRMYDRAISAPTSPTKSEEKGKQSWEEPAWLGSSPRVLNHNMKATISRSLQSLPTASNSFEPDYLRRTVGRAAMKGSNPTQSDLLRARMRLSLQQRLWDFYQNNVDIPTQEQALARRAALDICAELRVFLHAKLPDMPLREMYLSGSLYDDLQVVTADHAQLMVPLILEKNLWSFIPGEETIMNVPGFWLVRRENLEYFPRNNSYWDRCMVGGYLSPKSVLEVFDKLVGTINWPAIGSVLDYVIRPVVPSETLTLEVQYETDRKLYVDFLPLLVMEDGTSLIAKPHRLAAERHQNLWRQSFRVAETARVRALDQEDGGYRCACLKVAKAVCKLNPALNRLNASQLTNAILLLSEKQGVWTHEVLADNFLQLLKELVGYLEAGQLPCALNPKVNLFCELTEQEVDELGYTLYCALSEPESLLVTAATRLPDPS from the exons ATGGCCGGAGTGAATGGGGACCGTAAAGGGAAAAAAGATGACAATGGCATCGGCACAGCCATCGACTTCGTGCTTTCCAATGCTAAACTTGTTTTGGGAGTCGGTGGAGCAGCCATGCTTGGCATTGCAACGCTTGCCGTCAAAAGA ATGTACGATCGTGCAATCAGTGCTCCAACCAGTCCCACCAAGTCAGAGGAGAAAGGGAAACAAAGCTGGGAAGAACCCGCCTGGCTGGGTTCATCACCTCGGGTTCTAAACCACAACATGAAGGCCACTATTAGCAGGTCACTTCAATCCCTGCCCACTGCCTCAAATTCCTTCGAACCAG ACTATCTGCGGAGAACTGTGGGTCGAGctgcaatgaaaggaagcaacCCGACTCAGTCCGACCTGCTCCGCGCTCGGATGCGTCTCTCCCTGCAGCAGCGTCTGTGGGATTTCTACCAGAATAATGTGGACATTCCCACTCAGGAGCAAGCTTTGGCCAGGAGGGCTGCATTGGACATCTGTGCTGAATTGCGAGTATTTCTCCATGCAAAACTTCCAGACATGCCCCTCCGTGAGATGTACCTGAGCGGTAGCCTCTACGATGACTTGCAG GTGGTGACGGCGGACCACGCCCAGCTCATGGTGCCCCTAATTCTGGAGAAGAACCTGTGGTCGTTCATTCCTGGCGAGGAAACAATCATGAATGTTCCAGGTTTCTGGCTCGTCCGCAGAGAAAATTTAGAATATTTCCCACGGAACAACAGCTACTGGGACCGATGCATGGTGGGAGGTTACCTCTCCCCTAAATCAGTCCTGGAGGTGTTTGATAAACTTGTGGGCACCATCAACTGGCCTGCTATTGGCAGCGTCCTGGACTATGTGATTCGTCCCGTGGTCCCCTCCGAAACACTGACCCTGGAGGTACAATACGAGACGGACCGAAAGCTATACGTGGACTTTTTGCCATTGCTCGTGATGGAAGACGGTACTTCTCTTATAGCCAAACCGCATCGGCTTGCGGCTGAGCGCCACCAAAACTTGTGGAGGCAGAGCTTCCGAGTGGCTGAGACTGCGCGGGTAAGGGCTTTGGATCAAGAAGATGGAGGCTACCGATGCGCTTGCCTCAAAGTAGCTAAGGCTGTATGCAAGCTTAACCCTGCCCTCAACCGGCTTAATGCCAGCCAGCTCACCAACGCGATCTTGCTGCTAAGTGAAAAACAAGGTGTTTGGACCCATGAGGTACTGGCTGATAACTTTCTACAGCTGCTTAAGGAACTTGTGGGTTACCTAGAGGCGGGCCAACTGCCTTGTGCCCTTAACCCCAAAGTTAACTTGTTCTGTGAATTGACTGAGCAAGAAGTGGATGAGCTAGGCTACACTCTCTATTGTGCGCTTTCAGAACCAGAGTCACTTTTGGTGACTGCAGCGACACGACTTCCGGATCCTTCTTAA
- the LOC144089108 gene encoding uncharacterized protein LOC144089108, whose protein sequence is MSLLDYPVPELDVTLQEVCRVLQLTLSPDQYADFKSTLEKQKPLLEVTHQKLASNAVGQENWVTEQFKQSLLSCADPLSTATALPVVLLPSKSEGCTQLTRAASLLWAAATLYSEPKMLEGDVPMEQTQQSEVFAATRIPGKSRDEIKVYPESIHAIITCVGGVFPVDILQRSSTGGPLFARSFTDIRKQLAKVVNQASTEEQNSALGICSLSALERKAWADIREEIMEKGGVSAASLEIMESAVLALSLEDCSAPSELADILNVVRLGEDGPGLRYYDKVVNMVVFKDATAGIVFEHCAVDGMVAGLVTEHVYQLAEKANLSLVHGNEVNGAANVDNINPTDPTALIFTFHGKHNTKTCPGLKSKNPLLTFDVSSYPDVFSTLRSQRGLYDAWINFSLQLSLMQTLGECAATHVLVTPTHMRHFKHGRCDPTYSVSTKSRNLIGVLASSIQPDETIQYTDALLNLFHLAYLEHKTLIKNTKSGHGVGPHLAVLRRALPKGNPLKRFLDPFGCPSVYLTGTDLMEGVECGVGNAYAQDQLAVTYLGKNGKLRVVLNAKGSFALMLDKLQESLKINLKLVMLLALRYAIVHQMGALECLLKQTQTNDMNGDLIHFPMGSESSITTNDSTTDESADYTLVIHGGAGEGMMLNTQVMNVIEFAMKTALTLGAQVLRGGGKSLDAVQSSVQAMEDCFLFNAGKGSVFNKEGKNELEATIVDGNQLRSGAVACLKSVKNPIKAARSVMEKSSHSLIVGDGAEEFLEGLKEEAKPVKPDYFYTDLRHKELAVKLSGGNHPKNNHPQTVGAVALDCHHGLAAASSTGGLVGKLKGRVGDTAVVGAGIYADDILAISCSGDGDVFLRHTVAQKIASLYHHKGYNLRTACKEVMAENLKDVCAGVIAVDSKGDSVIETNAGVMFVASMRGGISRVEVLRPLKNASNVIWETDELVAYLNPNPWTPGSTILTRKTLSGATSIFHLAEPDYLCLLQEAKSISSILCEKLGVQRCALVSYPNANQSAQIGLLPLHGVWEKWQPHLAQQEEFHSFNPGYCTSKHGPRWDDEALNKVRDQIRNGLPTTNAPSSFEFLGSHSDNNLFSRIVRGEEKHWRIWDDSQHVAFLTPYPNTPGITVVVPRKPLPSDILKLEETEYKALILATYKVAQLLEECMRAQGVALIFEGFEINYAHTKLIPLLTSPQGPKIARPRAEFFLKYPGYVSSLDGPAADPDDLKAFYSKITQCQPPQSWEDPKSHSILAITSEWYRNLFQIQNTLFHSTVEYFSNCCHYSYALTPLTTDTISSPMGLGSDSEPVSVQLLGQDIYLADSMQFVLEYFLRFQDNLQGTYYISPSFRGEDPDATHLNQFYHVECELLGDMDRAISIAEGYLSHLTRSMLKRHSDIILNTAGSLTHTKLMLSKLDGKKTLPRVSLDQAIPMMPSADCVEWVQDGQPQFGRKLTRKGERVLIEKYGGVVWLTEMDHLAVPFYQAYVEGSGRCKAKAADLLLGLGETVGLGERHSTPALVQEALRHHAVPEQTYKWYTDMREVKPLLTSGWGMGTERYLCWLLQHNDVRDIQIIPRLKGTKYMP, encoded by the exons ATGTCTCTTCTCGACTACCCTGTTCCAGAGTTGGATGTGACCTTGCAGGAGGTTTGTCGTGTTTTACAGCTCACTTTGAGTCCTGATCAGTATGCCGACTTCAAAAGCACACTGGAGAAGCAGAAGCCCCTTCTTGAAGTGACCCACCAAAAGTTAGCATCTAATGCTGTAGGCCAAGAGAACTGGGTAACTGAGCAGTTCAAGCAAAGTCTGCTATCTTGTGCGGACCCCCTGTCAACCGCCACAGCCCTCCCAGTTGTTCTTCTACCATCCAAATCAGAGGGATGCACCCAATTAACGAGAGCAGCTTCTTTGCTTTGGGCAGCAGCAACGTTGTACAGCGAGCCAAAGATGCTGGAAGGGGATGTGCCAATGGAACAAACTCAACAATCAGAAGTCTTTGCGGCCACGCGAATTCCTGGCAAGAGTCGAGATGAAATTAAG GTCTACCCGGAAAGTATTCACGCTATTATCACTTGTGTTGGCGGAGTCTTCCCGGTTGACATACTACAGCGTTCTAGCACTGGTGGGCCATTATTTGCTCGATCCTTTACTGATATCCGCAAGCAGCTGGCAAAAGTGGTGAATCAGGCCAGCACAGAAGAGCAGAATAGCGCTTTGGGTATTTGTAGCCTCTCTGCTTTGGAGCGCAAGGCCTGGGCTGACATCAGGGAAGAGATCATGGAGAAAGGAGGAGTTTCTGCAGCATCGCTGGAAATTATGGAGAGTGCTGTCCTGGCATTAAGTCTGGAGGACTGCAGCGCACCTTCTGAATTGGCTGACATCCTCAATGTAGTGAGGTTGGGAGAAGATGGTCCCGGTTTAAGATATTATGACAAG GTGGTGAATATGGTGGTGTTCAAAGACGCCACTGCCGGGATTGTCTTTGAGCACTGTGCTGTGGATGGGATGGTAGCTGGCCTTGTAACTGAGCATGTTTACCAATTGGCAGAGAAAGCTAATTTAAGCCTTGTGCACGGCAATGAAGTCAATGGGGCTGCCAATGTGGACAACATCAATCCTACAGACCCAACAGCCTTGATATTTACGTTTCACGGCAAGCATAACACCAAAACATGCCCAggtttaaaatccaaaaatccACTTCTCACTTTTGATGTTTCTTCCTATCCTGATGTATTCTCAACTTTGAGAAGCCAAAGAGGTCTTTATGATGCTTGGATAAACTTCTCTTTACAACTTTCCCTGATGCAGACTCTTGGGGAATGTGCCGCTACTCACGTGCTCGTCACGCCTACGCATATGCGCCACTTTAAACATGGCCGCTGCGATCCCACCTACTCGGTCAGCACGAAGTCTCGGAACTTAATAGGTGTTTTGGCATCAAGTATTCAGCCAGATGAAACAATCCAATACACAGATGCCCTTTTAAATTTATTCCATCTTGCATATTTAGAACATAAGACACtcataaaaaacaccaaaagtgGACATGGTGTAGGTCCCCATTTAGCTGTTCTTCGCCGAGCTTTACCAAAAGGCAATCCATTGAAAAGGTTCCTGGATCCCTTTGGATGTCCTTCTGTGTACCTCACCGGTACTGACCTGATGGAAGGAGTGGAGTGTGGTGTTGGAAATGCTTATGCCCAAGACCAGCTTGCTGTAACCTACCTTGGGAAAAATGGGAAACTTCGAGTTGTGCTTAATGCAAAAGGCAGCTTTGCTCTGATGTTAGACAAGCTTCAGGAAAGCCTGAAGATCAATTTGAAGTTAGTGATGCTATTGGCACTCAGATATGCAATTGTACATCAAATGGGAGCTCTGGAGTGTCTCCTCAAACAAACTCAAACAAATGACATGAATGGCGACTTAATTCACTTCCCGATGGGCAGTGAGAGTAGCATAACGACAAATGATTCAACCACAGATGAGAGTGCCGACTATACTTTGGTGATACATGGTGGTGCTGGAGAGGGAATGATGCTGAACACACAAGTGATGAATGTAATTGAGTTTGCAATGAAAACAGCGTTAACCCTGGGAGCGCAAGTGCTTAGAGGTGGCGGCAAAAGTTTAGATGCAGTTCAAAGTTCAGTTCAAGCAATGGAAGATTGCTTTCTTTTCAATGCGGGTAAAGGCTCAGTATTCAACAAAGAGGGCAAAAATGAATTGGAGGCCACCATTGTAGATGGAAATCAATTGAGGTCCGGAGCTGTTGCCTGTTTGAAAAGTGTAAAGAACCCAATCAAAGCAGCTCGAAGTGTCATGGAAAAAAGCTCACATTCTTTAATTGTGGGAGATGGCGCTGAGGAATTCCTAGAAGGATTGAAAGAGGAGGCAAAACCTGTCAAACCCGACTATTTCTACACTGATCTCCGACATAAAGAGTTAGCTGTGAAGCTCAGTGGTGGAAATCATCCAAAAAACAATCATCCTCAAACAGTTGGCGCCGTGGCATTGGATTGTCATCATGGGTTGGCCGCTGCGTCATCCACTGGTGGGTTAGTGGGGAAGTTGAAAGGCCGAGTTGGTGATACAGCAGTAGTCGGAGCAGGAATTTATGCTGATGACATTCTCGCTATTAGCTGCTCTGGAGATGGAGATGTGTTCTTAAGACATACAGTTGCACAAAAAATTGCCAGCCTATATCATCACAAAGGCTATAATCTGAGGACGGCATGTAAAGAGGTGATGGCAGAAAATCTGAAAGATGTGTGTGCGGGAGTCATTGCAGTTGACTCGAAAGGAGATTCTGTTATTGAAACAAACGCTGGTGTTATGTTTGTGGCCTCGATGAGAGGAGGAATATCAAGAGTGGAGGTGCTTCGACCCCTAAAGAATGCTTCCAATGTGATCTGGGAAACAGATGAACTGGTTGCATACTTGAATCCCAATCCTTGGACTCCTGGATCAACTATTTTGACCAGAAAAACACTAAGTGGGGCCACCAGCATCTTCCATTTGGCTGAACCTGATTATTTGTGTCTGCTGCAGGAAGCAAAATCCATTTCAAGTATTTTATGTGAGAAACTGGGAGTGCAACGTTGTGCTTTGGTTTCCTATCCTAACGCCAATCAATCAGCGCAGATTGGACTACTACCACTTCATGGCGTATGGGAAAAGTGGCAACCCCATCTTGCCCAGCAGGAGGAATTTCACTCTTTCAACCCAGGATACTGTACCTCTAAACATGGCCCACGTTGGGATGATGAAGCATTGAACAAGGTGCGAGATCAAATTAGGAACGGGTTACCAACGACCAATGCACCCTCAAGTTTTGAATTTCTGGGGTCTCACTCTGATAATAACTTGTTCAGTCGGATTGTACGGGGAGAGGAGAAACACTGGAGGATATGGGATGACAGTCAACATGTTGCCTTTCTTACACCGTATCCAAATACTCCTGGAATAACAGTTGTGGTGCCACGCAAACCACTGCCCAGTGACATCTTGAAACTGGAAGAAACTGAGTACAAAGCTTTGATCTTGGCAACTTATAAAGTTGCCCAACTGCTAGAGGAGTGTATGAGAGCTCAAGGTGTTGCATTAATCTTTGAGGGCTTTGAGATCAACTATGCTCATACTAAACTAATACCCCTGCTAACGTCCCCGCAAGGCCCTAAAATTGCTAGGCCACGGGCAGAATTCTTCCTTAAATACCCTGGATATGTGTCCTCACTTGATGGTCCAGCAGCTGACCCAGATGACCTCAAAGcattttattccaaaatcaCTCAGTGCCAGCCTCCACAATCATGGGAAGACCCCAAGTCCCACTCCATACTCGCTATCACAAGTGAGTGGTATCGCAACCTGTTCCAGATACAGAACACTCTTTTCCACAGCACGGTGGAATATTTTAGCAATTGCTGTCATTACTCCTATGCATTGACACCTCTCACAACAGACACCATCTCCTCTCCAATGGGTCTGGGGTCTGATTCAGAGCCAGTTTCTGTTCAACTTTTGGGTCAAGACATCTACCTTGCCGACTCTATGCAATTTGTGCTTGAATATTTCCTCCGTTTCCAGGATAACCTTCAGGGTACCTATTATATATCTCCTAGCTTTCGGGGAGAAGATCCTGATGCCACACACTTGAACCAATTCTACCATGTGGAGTGTGAATTGTTGGGTGACATGGACCGTGCCATTTCTATAGCTGAGGGATATTTATCTCATCTCACTAGGTCCATGTTGAAGAGACACTCTGATATAATTCTCAACACTGCTGGGTCCCTAACACATACCAAACTCATGCTGAGTAagttggatggaaaaaaaacactaccgCGAGTCTCTCTAGACCAAGCTATTCCAATGATGCCTTCAGCAGATTGCGTGGAGTGGGTACAAGATGGTCAACcccagtttggaagaaagcttaCACGCAAAGGTGAGCGTGTCTTGATAGAAAAATACGGCGGTGTCGTTTGGCTGACTGAGATGGACCATCTAGCGGTACCCTTCTACCAGGCGTACGTGGAGGGCAGTGGGCGGTGCAAAGCCAAGGCTGCAGACCTTCTGCTAGGCCTGGGAGAAACTGTGGGTCTGGGTGAACGTCATTCCACCCCTGCTTTGGTACAGGAGGCTCTCAGACACCATGCGGTTCCAGAGCAGACCTACAAGTGGTACACTGATATGCGTGAGGTGAAACCACTTCTTACGAGTGGGTGGGGAATGGGGACAGAGCGATACTTGTGTTGGCTGCTTCAGCACAATGATGTAAGAGATATCCAGATTATTCCAAGACTCAAAGGAACTAAGTATATGCCATGA
- the LOC144088785 gene encoding mitochondrial ribosome and complex I assembly factor AltMIEF1-like translates to MGGWSSSAVLELYRALLRAGRHLQYTDRNYYRRTVAREFRRCKTLTTPEDKEEALKRGQFFLSSRLGGLM, encoded by the coding sequence ATGGGCGGCTGGTCTAGCAGTGCTGTGCTGGAGCTGTACCGGGCGCTGCTCCGTGCAGGGCGTCACCTTCAGTACACTGACCGCAACTACTATCGGCGCACTGTGGCACGTGAGTTTCGGCGCTGCAAAACTCTGACTACACCAGAAGACAAGGAGGAAGCGCTGAAGAGGGGCCAGTTCTTCCTCAGTAGCCGATTGGGTGGGCTAATGTAG